A portion of the Gigantopelta aegis isolate Gae_Host chromosome 10, Gae_host_genome, whole genome shotgun sequence genome contains these proteins:
- the LOC121382620 gene encoding uncharacterized protein LOC121382620, giving the protein MWRLYRKHAYNMNNQFSHYRHLRKKLKPTECFIHVDFSENFVGKMSKEIQSMHFGASQPQITLHTGFYETVGMERPVCFSSVSNSLEHGPAAIWAHLDPVLEDIKQNHPTVTHLHFYSDGPTTQYRQKCNFYMLSSEIYEKGFQGATWNFHEAGHGKGIPDGVGGTLKQTANRKVRHGTDIMHAEDFVTVLQKACPSVKLFPIKPSNISAKELKIKALSLKTVPGTMKIHQIVTTCPYKITYSGVSCTCLEETCTHHKFQTFTFPKPCKQQNEEQQPKTRHAQRKQARKKRPSNTPSNQLSNKSAQNDTEDYTNLFENYLKSFQRCKTYSDLEALCSGIHLPDITGSARDIRSNGLIVDYNSNQLCPSDVPGDSNRFPVSVKANGECLPATGSVFAFGNDNSTTEIRTRIVLELVQNKPFYLDESNLTKGMPTVGKPANTIKAFAMYSGEYIPGIHLTERTIETISEQEVLKSVKPKTYMGIWQMCALSSVLHMPVFSVYPQLGNPQVRKDLHRQIQPRQKLTDDVAYIMWTSTRTDMRHRHWVPNRKNIRPVPPSPNPNPSPNPSHNPNSNPNPNPNPNPKPSTLTKNNNGGDRANIIPPNHFEPFLCEDFRRK; this is encoded by the coding sequence ATGTGGAGGTTATATAGAAAACATGCATACAACATGAATAATCAATTTTCTCACTACAGACATTTAAGGAAAAAGTTGAAACCAACTGAATGTTTTATCCATGTAGACTTTTCTGAAAATTTTGTTGGAAAGATGTCAAAAGAAATTCAAAGCATGCATTTTGGAGCTTCACAACCACAAATCACATTGCACACTGGTTTCTACGAAACAGTTGGTATGGAACGTCCTGTATGTTTTAGCAGTGTGTCCAATTCACTTGAACATGGCCCAGCTGCTATTTGGGCACATTTGGATCCAGTCCTGGAAGACATCAAACAAAATCATCCAACAGTTACACATTTACATTTCTACAGTGATGGACCTACAACACAATACAGACAAAAGTGCAATTTTTACATGTTGTCAAGTGAAATCTATGAGAAAGGATTTCAGGGTGCAACATGGAATTTCCATGAAGCCGGCCACGGCAAAGGCATACCAGACGGTGTTGGTGGGACTCTTAAGCAGACAGCCAACCGCAAAGTACGACATGGTACTGATATTATGCATGCTGAAGATTTTGTAACAGTTCTACAAAAAGCATGTCCATCTGTTAAACTTTTCCCGATAAAACCAAGTAACATTTCAGCAAAGGAACTGAAAATAAAGGCACTGAGCTTGAAGACTGTACCAGGTACCATGAAAATACATCAGATTGTGACAACCTGTCCATACAAGATTACATACTCTGGCGTAAGCTGTACGTGCTTAGAAGAAACATGTACTCATCATAAGTTCCAAACCTTCACATTCCCCAAACCCTGCAAACAGCAGAATGAAGAGCAACAGCCCAAGACGAGGCATGCCCAACGAAAACAAGCTAGGAAGAAACGGCCATCAAATACACCATCAAATCAGCTATCCAATAAGTCAGCTCAGAATGACACAGAAGACTATACTAACCTGTTTGAAAACTATCTGAAGAGCTTTCAGAGATGTAAAACATATTCTGATCTTGAAGCACTTTGCAGTGGCATTCATCTCCCAGACATAACAGGTTCGGCAAGAGATATACGATCAAATGGACTCATTGTTGACTACAATTCCAACCAATTGTGCCCATCAGATGTTCCCGGTGATTCAAATAGATTCCCTGTTTCTGTAAAGGCAAATGGAGAATGCTTGCCTGCAACAGGGAGTGTATTTGCATTTGGAAATGACAATTCAACTACAGAAATACGAACAAGAATTGTGCTTGAGCTTGTGCAGAATAAACCCTTTTACCTTGATGAATCAAACCTAACGAAGGGCATGCCAACTGTTGGCAAACCAGCAAACACAATCAAAGCTTTTGCAATGTACTCCGGTGAGTACATCCCCGGTATTCACCTTACAGAGAGGACCATAGAGACAATATCTGAGCAAGAAGTTCTGAAAAGTGTGAAACCAAAAACCTATATGGGTATTTGGCAGATGTGCGCCCTTTCTAGTGTGTTACACATGCCAGTGTTTTCTGTATACCCACAGTTAGGTAATCCTCAAGTCAGAAAGGATCTGCACAGACAAATCCAGCCAAGACAAAAACTCACTGATGATGTTGCTTACATCATGTGGACATCCACAAGAACAGACATGAGACATCGCCACTGGGTACCAAatcggaaaaatatccgcccggtccccccttcccctaaccctaaccctagccctaaccccagccataatcccaactctaaccctaaccctaaccctaaccctaaccctaaaccctcaaccctaactaaaaataataatggaggggaccgggcgaaTATTATACCACCAAATCATTTCGAACCCTTCCTCTGTGAAGACTTCAGACGGAAATAA
- the LOC121383868 gene encoding piggyBac transposable element-derived protein 4-like, which translates to MSTANENRDHSDGDSSFEGFMESDILGDVSDTDVGDISVSDIESSDDEVSDDDMNWTDRFDNNFDVNDFLEETGPQLPPEFDVHTASPLDYFYLLFPVTLLIDIVGHTNNYAMWKMEQSGENDPKWTGTTLEEMAAYIGLNIFMGIDSKPHYNMYLSMDDFNGNACFKKTMTCNQYEKITQYFHVADRQSEPGRGSPNYDRLFKIQPIMNVVKDTFYRFFKPNRELAIDEGMIKFAGRNSIKQYMPAKPVKRGVKVWMRCDSKTAYLTKFNFYLGKSDKQKY; encoded by the coding sequence atgtcGACCGCAAACGAAAATAGGGATCATAGCGATGGAGATTCGAGTTTCGAAGGTTTTATGGAAAGCGATATTCTAGGTGATGTTTCTGATACTGATGTAGGAGATATATCGGTGAGTGATATAGAATCTAGCGACGATGAAGTGTCTGACGATGACATGAATTGGACCGATCGGTTTGACAACAATTTTGATGTAAACGATTTTCTTGAAGAGACCGGACCGCAACTTCCACCTGAGTTTGATGTACACACGGCTTCGCCGTTGGATTACTTCTACCTATTGTTCCCAGTGACATTATTGATTGATATTGTTGGCCATACAAATAATTATGCAATGTGGAAAATGGAACAATCAGGCGAAAATGACCCCAAATGGACTGGCACCACACTTGAGGAAATGGCGGCATACATTGGGCTGAATATTTTTATGGGCATCGACTCGAAACCGCACTATAACATGTACTTGTCAATGGATGACTTCAATGGAAATGCTTGTTTTAAAAAGACAATGACTTGCAATCAGTATGAAAAAATCACTCAGTATTTTCATGTGGCTGATCGCCAATCTGAGCCTGGCCGTGGATCACCCAATTATGATCGCCTCTTCAAAATTCAACCCATCATGAATGTTGTGAAGGACACCTTCTACAGATTCTTCAAACCAAACAGGGAGTTAGCAATTGACGAAGGTATGATAAAATTTGCAGGAAGGAACtccataaaacaatatatgccAGCTAAACCTGTGAAACGTGGTGTGAAGGTTTGGATGAGATGTGATTCCAAAACTGCATATCTAACCAAATTCAATTTCTACTTGGGAAAATCGGACAAACAGAAGTACTAA
- the LOC121383869 gene encoding uncharacterized protein LOC121383869 — translation MNRGDSKIMQSASKRNITATLWQDKKQVSVLSSMSSPDNIRQAERRIGNNSVQLLQPHAVFQYNKYMNGVDKHDQYRLKYDVSRESKWWWKYLFFFLVNCAIVNAFILYSLASNRKTRHKRFTHLDFRRELARALVGGFSSRKRSALCDRQDIPVADAYWENTAL, via the coding sequence atgaaccGTGGTGACAGTAAAATTATGCAGTCTGCATCAAAAAGGAACATCACTGCAACCTTGTGGCAAGACAAGAAACAAGTGAGTGTTCTTAGTAGCATGAGTTCTCCGGACAACATCAGACAAGCAGAAAGAAGAATCGGGAACAACAGTGTCCAGCTTTTGCAACCACATGCAGTTTTCCAGTACAACAAGTACATGAATGGGGTTGACAAGCATGACCAGTATCGGCTCAAGTACGATGTTTCCCGAGAGAGCAAATGGTGGTGGAAAtacttgtttttctttcttgtgaACTGTGCCATTGTCAATGCGTTCATTCTCTAtagtttggcatccaataggaAAACACGACACAAGAGGTTTACACATTTGGACTTCAGAAGAGAACTCGCTAGGGCTCTAGTTGGAGGATTTTCTTCAAGAAAAAGAAGTGCCTTGTGTGACAGGCAGGACATTCCAGTTGCTGATGCATATTGGGAAAATACGGCCCTGTAA